One segment of Desulfatirhabdium butyrativorans DSM 18734 DNA contains the following:
- a CDS encoding (Fe-S)-binding protein: MTEEVIRIGKKKKGMFIDKVKAMLPENGNLNLCLTCGACASGCPATGLEGMDPRKFLRLAALGMDDEIMKTDWVWMCSMCQRCVYVCPMKIDIPRLVYEARASWPREKRPKGILGSCDMALRNDSCSAMGASPEDFQFVVEDILEEYREAQPEFADMEAPIDKQGAEFFLNQNSREPVTEPDELVPLWKILHLVGANWTYGSKGWGGENYCMFLADDDAWKHITETSAKQADSLGCSIFLNTEUGHVTYSVLAGLKKFDIPHKFVVKNIYEYYAKWIREGKLKVNSDWNKDLKIKFTVQDPCQIVRKSYGDAIAEDLRFVVKSVVGEENFIDMEPNRSNNYCCGGGGGFLQSGYNKARLEYGRLKDAQIQATGADYCIAACHNCHAQIHELSEHYGGGYSVVHLWTLICLSLGILGPKERTYLGDDLRELNVFHPEMEE, from the coding sequence ATGACAGAAGAAGTGATCAGGATTGGCAAAAAGAAGAAGGGCATGTTCATCGACAAGGTCAAGGCCATGTTGCCGGAAAACGGCAACCTGAATTTGTGCCTGACTTGCGGCGCATGCGCATCCGGGTGCCCGGCCACGGGCCTGGAGGGCATGGACCCCAGAAAATTCCTGCGGCTGGCGGCCCTCGGCATGGATGATGAAATCATGAAAACGGACTGGGTCTGGATGTGCTCGATGTGCCAGCGATGCGTGTATGTCTGCCCCATGAAAATCGACATTCCGCGGTTGGTGTATGAGGCGCGCGCCAGTTGGCCAAGAGAAAAACGGCCCAAGGGTATTCTGGGTTCCTGCGACATGGCGCTCCGAAACGACAGTTGCAGCGCCATGGGCGCATCGCCGGAAGATTTCCAGTTTGTTGTGGAAGATATCCTGGAGGAGTACCGGGAGGCGCAACCGGAATTTGCAGACATGGAGGCGCCGATCGACAAGCAGGGCGCGGAGTTTTTCCTCAACCAGAATTCGAGGGAGCCGGTAACGGAACCGGACGAACTGGTTCCCCTGTGGAAAATTCTCCATCTGGTGGGCGCCAACTGGACTTACGGTTCCAAAGGGTGGGGCGGGGAAAACTACTGCATGTTTCTGGCGGATGACGACGCCTGGAAACACATTACGGAAACCAGCGCAAAGCAGGCGGACAGCCTGGGATGCAGCATCTTTTTGAATACCGAGTGAGGGCATGTCACCTACTCAGTCCTGGCAGGACTGAAAAAGTTCGACATTCCCCACAAGTTCGTCGTCAAGAATATCTATGAATATTATGCAAAATGGATCCGGGAAGGCAAACTGAAGGTCAATTCTGACTGGAACAAGGATTTGAAAATTAAATTCACGGTTCAGGATCCCTGCCAGATTGTCCGCAAGAGCTACGGGGATGCCATTGCGGAAGACCTGCGGTTTGTCGTCAAATCCGTGGTTGGGGAAGAGAATTTCATCGACATGGAGCCCAACCGTTCGAACAACTACTGTTGCGGCGGCGGCGGCGGGTTCCTGCAGTCTGGCTACAACAAGGCACGGCTTGAATATGGCCGTCTGAAGGATGCCCAGATTCAGGCAACGGGCGCGGATTACTGCATTGCCGCATGCCACAATTGCCATGCGCAGATTCATGAGCTGAGTGAACACTATGGCGGCGGGTACTCCGTCGTTCATCTGTGGACGCTCATCTGTCTGTCTCTGGGCATTCTGGGTCCCAAGGAACGCACGTATCTGGGCGATGATCTCAGAGAGTTGAACGTGTTCCATCCGGAAATGGAAGAGTAA
- a CDS encoding CobW family GTP-binding protein, whose amino-acid sequence MNLRDSFRGDIPADPASGLQELMRAILMRSQFSTAIRHAIGWRGLQQVVSGAEGWTAKIRGWSGVFGIYFESWTLHADWHAGNFGLCYFPDPEEELVERCSLHAAAFCQQPDYLKRVRNFLMIPEMLDIFGIGRLSLGVQQCSDAIGLSMACLSRQRTICPDGVYLEKNGHQFKIIAPGGYERDFPAFEAARSFFDVLAASLTVFLEESPSSFRERRFPGWAFILGQAGNPRKSEASDIEDIRIELGYGNHLGNAFCLLQAEPAIPTVDIHWRFPDPIPEAYAERPWWRNHMEQPEKTSLQSARMAGRPPVILVSGFLGAGKTSFLKHFIEYQTQRSRFVAVIQNEIGEIGLDGKILDYTVTEIDDGCVCCSLSGSLSQAIRKIVSEFQPDTIVIETTGLANPLNLLDDMIAVKDLVRFECTLTVVDALNIEQTLADYPLAADQIRAADILMLNKVDQVGPQPLQAITDQIRRFNPNAPLFQTVDGNLNPALVLEAEGRLSGKETSRHLSQSHTTHRPDDVWSATIRIPHPMDRKAFLDAVSTFPMRIFRAKGLLKFHDCQQPVLFQYVAGQVELSPSGADPSSEQFITFIGRRKDAGTTIGWLQSIISQAE is encoded by the coding sequence GTGAATCTGAGAGATTCTTTTCGGGGAGATATTCCAGCCGATCCGGCCTCCGGGCTCCAGGAATTGATGCGCGCCATTCTGATGCGCAGCCAGTTCAGCACGGCGATTCGGCATGCCATCGGCTGGCGGGGGCTGCAGCAGGTCGTTTCCGGCGCAGAGGGGTGGACAGCGAAAATCAGGGGCTGGTCGGGTGTGTTTGGCATCTACTTCGAAAGTTGGACGCTCCATGCGGACTGGCATGCCGGGAACTTTGGGCTGTGTTATTTTCCAGATCCGGAAGAGGAACTGGTTGAACGCTGCTCCCTGCATGCCGCAGCCTTCTGCCAGCAACCGGATTACCTGAAGCGTGTGCGCAACTTCCTGATGATTCCCGAAATGCTGGATATCTTTGGTATCGGCCGCTTGTCCCTCGGGGTGCAACAATGTTCAGATGCAATCGGCTTGTCCATGGCATGCCTCTCCCGCCAGAGGACCATTTGCCCGGACGGTGTTTACCTGGAAAAAAATGGTCACCAATTCAAAATCATCGCTCCGGGTGGCTACGAACGGGATTTTCCGGCATTCGAGGCAGCCCGTTCATTTTTCGATGTGCTGGCTGCCTCACTGACGGTTTTTCTGGAAGAATCCCCATCATCGTTTCGGGAAAGGCGTTTTCCGGGCTGGGCCTTCATACTGGGGCAGGCAGGCAACCCCCGAAAAAGCGAAGCTTCAGATATTGAGGATATCCGCATTGAACTGGGCTATGGCAATCATCTTGGGAATGCCTTTTGCCTTCTCCAGGCGGAACCCGCCATCCCAACGGTCGATATCCACTGGCGATTCCCGGATCCGATACCGGAAGCATACGCTGAGCGTCCCTGGTGGCGAAACCACATGGAACAGCCGGAAAAAACGTCGCTGCAAAGCGCTCGAATGGCTGGCAGGCCCCCCGTAATCCTGGTGAGCGGATTTCTGGGCGCCGGCAAAACGAGCTTTCTCAAACACTTCATCGAATATCAGACCCAGCGCAGCCGATTTGTCGCTGTCATACAAAACGAAATCGGCGAAATCGGGCTGGATGGTAAGATTCTGGATTATACGGTCACGGAAATTGACGATGGTTGCGTCTGCTGCAGCCTTTCGGGCAGCCTGAGCCAGGCGATACGGAAAATCGTCTCCGAGTTTCAGCCGGATACCATCGTGATCGAGACGACGGGGTTGGCCAATCCCCTGAATCTGCTGGATGATATGATCGCCGTGAAGGATTTGGTGCGGTTCGAGTGCACACTGACGGTTGTAGACGCCCTGAACATCGAACAAACCCTTGCCGATTATCCTCTTGCAGCAGATCAGATTCGGGCAGCCGACATTCTGATGCTGAACAAAGTGGACCAGGTGGGACCGCAGCCCCTGCAGGCCATTACGGATCAGATCCGGCGTTTCAATCCAAATGCGCCCCTGTTTCAAACGGTGGATGGGAACCTGAACCCAGCCCTTGTCCTGGAAGCCGAGGGCCGTCTGTCCGGAAAGGAAACATCCAGACATCTTTCGCAATCTCACACCACACACCGGCCTGATGATGTCTGGTCCGCAACCATTCGAATACCACATCCGATGGATCGCAAAGCCTTTCTCGATGCAGTATCGACATTTCCCATGAGAATCTTCCGGGCAAAAGGCCTTCTCAAATTTCATGACTGTCAGCAGCCCGTACTTTTCCAATATGTGGCGGGGCAGGTTGAACTATCGCCGTCCGGGGCTGATCCGTCATCCGAACAATTTATCACTTTCATCGGCAGGAGAAAAGACGCCGGTACAACCATTGGCTGGCTGCAATCGATAATATCCCAGGCTGAATGA
- a CDS encoding TIGR04076 family protein, translated as MGTTFPQIGNRVVAKVIDTKDKCTIGMQKGDEFELSIHKCGNFCGYFYHNIFNWVAMLQFGGTFPMGDPDVMEWVCPNSKNQVKVQLKRIKV; from the coding sequence ATGGGTACAACATTTCCACAAATTGGTAATCGAGTGGTTGCCAAAGTAATCGACACGAAAGACAAGTGCACAATTGGCATGCAGAAAGGCGATGAGTTTGAATTGAGCATTCACAAATGCGGCAATTTCTGCGGGTATTTTTATCACAATATTTTCAATTGGGTCGCCATGCTCCAATTTGGTGGGACTTTTCCAATGGGAGACCCCGATGTAATGGAGTGGGTCTGTCCGAATTCGAAAAATCAGGTTAAAGTTCAACTCAAACGGATAAAGGTTTGA
- a CDS encoding DUF5320 domain-containing protein, translated as MPGGDRTGPMGMGAMSGRATGYCSGAGTPGYANPGLGRGMGSGFGRGRCAWSGGYGGGRFGRRNMFYATGMPGWMRQGGVTSGGYPAASAQANVEMERQALSNQARMLQSQLDMIQKRLGDLEAKPKEE; from the coding sequence ATGCCAGGGGGAGACCGAACGGGACCGATGGGAATGGGAGCCATGAGTGGACGAGCAACGGGCTATTGCAGCGGCGCCGGAACACCCGGATATGCCAATCCGGGTTTGGGCAGAGGCATGGGTTCTGGCTTCGGCAGAGGACGCTGCGCCTGGAGCGGCGGCTATGGCGGCGGCAGATTTGGTCGGCGCAACATGTTTTACGCCACCGGCATGCCGGGATGGATGCGCCAGGGCGGTGTGACGTCTGGCGGATATCCTGCTGCATCCGCACAGGCCAATGTCGAGATGGAACGGCAGGCGCTCAGCAACCAGGCCAGGATGCTGCAAAGTCAGCTCGATATGATCCAGAAACGCCTTGGGGATCTCGAAGCTAAACCAAAGGAGGAATAA
- a CDS encoding anti-sigma factor family protein yields the protein MANEPSPTPTASHPDHPSEACLALFRHLSEYIDNELDKSAFQHIENHLKDCIPCRVCMETLRQTVAACHAMQNESSPIPESASRKLHQALLQYIHETMSCHHR from the coding sequence ATGGCAAATGAGCCTTCTCCCACGCCTACGGCCTCCCATCCCGACCATCCAAGCGAGGCATGCCTGGCCTTGTTCCGGCATCTGTCGGAATATATTGACAATGAGCTCGACAAGAGCGCTTTTCAGCATATTGAAAATCACCTCAAAGACTGCATCCCCTGCCGCGTCTGCATGGAAACGCTGCGCCAAACGGTCGCCGCATGCCACGCAATGCAGAATGAATCTTCTCCCATACCCGAGAGCGCTTCCCGGAAACTGCATCAGGCGCTGTTGCAGTACATCCACGAAACAATGTCCTGCCATCACCGGTAG
- a CDS encoding RNA polymerase sigma factor translates to MEHPEKPPTKNDDDTALIRAINEGDIARFDELVQRYENQLYGFGRRMCRNPQDAEDMVQNTFLNVFRYLKDFRFESRFKNWLYKIATSTCLKIRRKSRFSSDEPLSLEEMIEAASSEMPTESPAWARLPIDRILNDELRNRLQTAIHNLPENLRVVLVLRDIEGFSTQEAAQILALSEANIKVRLHRARLQLRKDMQDYFYHGK, encoded by the coding sequence ATGGAACACCCGGAAAAACCACCGACAAAAAATGACGACGATACGGCGCTGATTCGCGCTATCAATGAAGGAGATATCGCCCGCTTCGACGAGCTGGTTCAGCGCTATGAAAACCAGCTCTACGGCTTTGGTCGAAGGATGTGCCGAAATCCCCAGGATGCTGAAGACATGGTGCAGAACACGTTTCTGAATGTGTTCCGGTACCTGAAGGATTTCCGTTTCGAATCCAGATTCAAGAATTGGCTCTATAAGATTGCAACCAGCACTTGTTTGAAAATCAGGCGAAAATCCCGGTTTTCATCGGATGAGCCCCTGTCCCTGGAGGAAATGATCGAAGCCGCATCCAGTGAAATGCCGACGGAGTCCCCCGCATGGGCCCGGCTGCCCATCGACCGGATTTTGAACGACGAGTTGCGCAACCGGCTGCAGACAGCCATCCACAATCTTCCGGAAAACCTTCGGGTGGTGCTGGTCCTTCGGGATATCGAAGGATTCAGCACGCAGGAAGCCGCTCAAATTCTGGCTCTCTCGGAGGCCAACATCAAGGTACGCCTTCATCGGGCCAGGTTGCAGCTTCGCAAGGACATGCAGGACTATTTTTATCATGGCAAATGA
- a CDS encoding STAS domain-containing protein: MPESDAKAPSAGSNMEIAQTRHNDVCILSLNGRLDSNSSTELDRQISELIEGATIRLVIDCKKLDYITSAGLRIMIKTAKMLKGKNGAFVLCEMADYVREVFEIAGFDKFLTIVSSLEEAVSACR, encoded by the coding sequence ATGCCGGAATCGGACGCCAAAGCACCATCAGCAGGAAGCAACATGGAAATCGCTCAAACCCGACACAACGATGTATGCATCCTTTCGTTAAATGGAAGACTGGATTCAAACTCCTCCACTGAACTCGATCGCCAGATCTCGGAACTGATCGAAGGAGCAACCATTCGACTGGTCATCGATTGTAAAAAACTCGATTATATCACCAGCGCCGGTCTGCGCATCATGATCAAAACCGCCAAAATGCTCAAAGGCAAAAATGGCGCGTTCGTTCTTTGCGAAATGGCCGATTACGTTCGCGAGGTCTTCGAGATCGCAGGATTCGACAAATTCCTGACCATTGTTTCCAGCCTGGAGGAAGCCGTAAGCGCTTGCCGTTGA
- a CDS encoding Crp/Fnr family transcriptional regulator: protein MNWSERKDDHCQTCEFQENLKILRQIPFFSEIPVEALKIFAYLCTREIFRKDDYLFAQDDDDGQAFYFLSGSAELFHLRGSEAYLVHTYGPGDFSGGLTLLGRAQRLFSLKAVSDTVCLILTREKFQKAIAQVPQVVPGMLQAVIEAIWEWERRFLQDQRTECEVCRKRTGVSMI from the coding sequence ATGAACTGGTCGGAGCGAAAAGATGACCACTGCCAAACCTGCGAGTTTCAGGAAAACCTGAAAATTCTTCGGCAGATCCCTTTTTTTTCAGAAATCCCCGTTGAAGCGCTCAAAATTTTTGCCTATCTGTGCACCCGGGAAATTTTTCGAAAAGACGATTATCTCTTTGCACAGGATGATGACGACGGCCAAGCGTTTTATTTTTTATCCGGATCGGCGGAGCTTTTCCATCTTCGAGGATCCGAAGCCTATCTGGTTCACACGTATGGGCCGGGAGATTTTTCCGGGGGGCTGACCCTTCTGGGAAGGGCGCAGCGGCTGTTCTCGCTGAAAGCCGTATCGGATACGGTCTGTCTCATTCTGACCCGTGAAAAATTTCAGAAGGCCATTGCCCAGGTTCCGCAGGTTGTTCCGGGAATGCTTCAGGCGGTTATCGAAGCCATCTGGGAATGGGAAAGGCGATTTCTCCAGGATCAGAGAACCGAATGTGAAGTCTGTCGAAAACGCACCGGCGTCAGCATGATCTGA
- a CDS encoding ABC transporter ATP-binding protein/permease, with protein MKPPTHPIVKRSLFSWVIAGNLKLQMLLVVLIAITVFIRVIPLEMQKRIVNEAIGLRKMDLLIRYCLIYLAAVLFSSGLKFCISLIQTWISERVLASMRNALYEHIITLPLSFFRKAQPGMVVSALVTELATAGSYAGQAIATPLINVLTLLTFAGYLIHQNLLLAAISFSIYPVIVFLIPILQKRANQANKKRVDATRTMSSKIGETISGIHEIQGNGTFKVENQRFSRLVHKMYKIRLVWNVYKQAIKVGNNFFVNLGPFIIFLLGGYLAMNGKLELGAMVAFLSAQEKLYDPWKELIDFYQVYMDAIVSYKRTMEYFDTPVEFQIEDKTRQAYELSGAIEVQNLSFVSESGIQLLEDISLSLKPGESLALIGYSGSGKSTLALCIGQLYTYTDGHILIDGHEVLEMTKNDMVNNMGFVSQAPFTFSGTIEENLLYSIEALKDIRENMPAPSRDDKIAVLHQTGLFLDVLQFGFNTVLSREKHADLAGELVRVRRNFQKEFGEALANYVEFFDENHYLYHADIIENLFLGTPNNSDYSARDLTQNRRFMEFLSEAELVRPLTSLGAELGKQTVDILGELEPDAVFFEQSPILMDQWDDVRRIVDQLKRYRLNQLPKKDQDFLLNLALHFKPGKHKLAALPPILEKMILDGRFMFREHVSRENPGAFSFYNTSEYIFSQSILNNILFGQITTSNAKAIDTINQSIIQLIIEEDFLETLVEIGMQFEVGSKGDRLSGGQKQKLAIARTLLKQPKILIMDEATSALDNKSQTRIQNLIETRWKGKSTIIMVAHRLDIIKNYDKIAVMKAGKIIEMGSYQELIDRKGAFYELVGAKR; from the coding sequence ATGAAACCTCCGACACATCCCATCGTCAAGCGATCCCTGTTTTCCTGGGTCATCGCAGGAAATCTCAAGCTTCAGATGCTTCTGGTCGTTCTCATCGCCATTACCGTTTTTATCCGGGTTATCCCGCTCGAGATGCAGAAACGGATCGTAAACGAGGCGATCGGGTTGCGCAAAATGGACCTGTTGATTCGATACTGTCTCATTTATCTGGCAGCAGTCCTGTTTTCCAGCGGCTTGAAATTTTGCATTTCCCTCATCCAGACCTGGATTTCGGAGCGCGTACTCGCATCCATGCGAAATGCGCTCTATGAGCACATCATCACCCTACCTCTGAGTTTCTTCCGAAAGGCCCAGCCGGGCATGGTCGTTTCTGCGCTCGTTACAGAACTGGCCACCGCGGGATCCTACGCAGGGCAGGCCATCGCTACACCGCTGATCAATGTCCTGACATTGCTGACATTCGCGGGGTACCTGATTCATCAGAACCTGCTTCTGGCCGCCATTTCCTTTTCCATTTATCCAGTCATCGTTTTTCTGATCCCAATTCTTCAAAAACGCGCCAACCAGGCCAATAAAAAACGGGTGGATGCCACCCGGACCATGTCGAGCAAGATCGGCGAAACCATCAGCGGTATTCATGAAATCCAGGGAAATGGCACCTTCAAGGTTGAAAACCAGCGGTTCTCCCGTCTGGTTCACAAGATGTACAAAATCAGGCTTGTATGGAATGTGTATAAACAAGCCATCAAGGTCGGTAACAATTTCTTCGTCAACCTGGGTCCCTTCATCATTTTTCTGCTGGGCGGATACCTGGCCATGAACGGAAAATTGGAACTGGGCGCCATGGTCGCGTTTTTGTCCGCCCAGGAAAAACTCTACGATCCCTGGAAGGAGCTGATCGATTTCTATCAGGTATACATGGATGCTATTGTCAGCTATAAACGGACCATGGAATATTTCGATACCCCCGTTGAGTTCCAGATTGAAGATAAAACAAGGCAAGCCTACGAGCTGAGCGGCGCCATCGAGGTGCAAAACCTCTCGTTTGTCAGTGAAAGCGGCATCCAGTTGCTGGAAGATATTTCCCTTTCCCTCAAGCCCGGGGAATCCCTGGCCCTGATCGGGTATTCCGGGAGCGGGAAAAGCACCCTGGCCCTGTGCATCGGGCAGCTTTACACCTATACGGATGGCCATATCCTGATCGACGGTCATGAAGTGCTGGAAATGACCAAGAACGACATGGTCAACAACATGGGGTTCGTGTCTCAGGCGCCGTTTACCTTTTCAGGAACCATCGAAGAAAATCTGCTGTATTCCATCGAAGCCCTGAAGGACATCCGCGAAAACATGCCGGCGCCTTCCCGGGATGACAAAATCGCCGTACTGCACCAGACCGGACTTTTTCTCGATGTGTTGCAGTTCGGCTTCAACACCGTGCTTTCACGGGAAAAACATGCCGATCTCGCCGGGGAGCTTGTCCGCGTCCGGCGGAATTTCCAGAAAGAGTTCGGCGAAGCGCTCGCCAATTATGTGGAATTCTTCGATGAAAACCACTACCTCTACCATGCCGATATTATCGAGAACCTCTTCCTCGGCACCCCAAACAACTCGGATTACAGCGCCAGGGATCTGACCCAGAACAGACGGTTCATGGAATTTTTATCGGAAGCGGAGCTGGTTCGGCCATTGACCAGCCTTGGCGCCGAGCTTGGCAAACAGACGGTCGATATTCTGGGCGAATTGGAACCGGATGCCGTGTTTTTCGAGCAAAGCCCAATTTTGATGGATCAATGGGATGATGTACGCCGGATTGTCGATCAACTGAAGCGTTACCGGTTGAATCAGCTCCCCAAGAAAGATCAGGACTTCCTGCTGAACCTCGCACTTCATTTCAAACCAGGGAAACACAAGCTGGCCGCCCTTCCGCCAATCCTCGAAAAAATGATTCTCGATGGCCGATTTATGTTCCGGGAACATGTATCCCGGGAAAACCCCGGCGCTTTTTCCTTCTACAACACTTCCGAATACATTTTCTCCCAAAGCATTTTGAACAATATTCTGTTCGGGCAAATCACCACCAGCAATGCCAAAGCCATCGATACCATCAACCAGAGCATCATTCAGTTGATCATCGAAGAAGACTTTCTGGAAACGCTCGTTGAAATCGGCATGCAATTCGAAGTCGGCAGCAAGGGGGACAGGCTTTCTGGCGGGCAGAAACAGAAGCTCGCCATTGCCAGAACCCTGTTGAAACAACCCAAAATTCTCATCATGGATGAGGCCACTTCCGCGCTGGACAACAAATCCCAGACACGCATCCAGAATTTGATTGAAACCCGGTGGAAAGGCAAATCCACCATCATTATGGTGGCCCACCGGCTGGATATCATCAAGAATTATGACAAGATTGCCGTCATGAAAGCAGGCAAGATTATTGAAATGGGCTCCTACCAGGAGCTGATCGATCGAAAAGGAGCGTTTTATGAACTGGTCGGAGCGAAAAGATGA
- a CDS encoding KpsF/GutQ family sugar-phosphate isomerase: MMTDLMNEEGNMIAANTMIEQAREVLRIEAEGILGLVDRIDRAFVQMVEMICSSRGRVIVSGIGKSGIVGRKIVATLNSTGTRSLFLHPVEAMHGDLGMVSREDIFLALSNSGETDELNILVPSIRRIGCKIIAFTGKPDSTLGRASDLVIDVTVAREACPLGLAPTASSTAILAMGDALAVVLINQKHFNSNDFKRFHPGGHLGQRLQSQVRELMLTGENIPQVNAWATMAEAISEMNRLELGAVLILAEGGILAGILTDGDLRRLLSKNRNPFDLSVTQVMSKSPHAVQMDALACDALNLMEKYQITVLPIVDPCGVVQGVLHLHDILGKGEFKFNGRAS; encoded by the coding sequence ATGATGACGGATCTGATGAACGAAGAAGGGAATATGATTGCAGCAAACACCATGATCGAGCAGGCCAGAGAGGTGCTTCGGATCGAAGCCGAGGGGATACTGGGCCTTGTCGATCGAATCGATAGAGCGTTCGTGCAAATGGTCGAAATGATCTGCAGCTCCAGGGGGCGGGTGATCGTCAGCGGCATTGGTAAATCGGGCATCGTTGGCCGAAAAATTGTCGCAACATTGAACAGCACGGGTACCCGGTCGCTTTTTCTGCATCCTGTCGAGGCCATGCACGGCGATCTGGGCATGGTCAGCAGGGAAGATATTTTTTTGGCCCTCTCCAACAGCGGTGAAACGGATGAGCTGAACATTCTGGTGCCGAGCATTCGCAGGATCGGATGCAAAATCATTGCGTTCACCGGAAAACCCGATTCCACACTGGGCCGGGCGAGCGATCTGGTTATCGATGTCACCGTGGCCCGGGAGGCTTGCCCGCTTGGGCTTGCGCCAACAGCCAGTTCCACGGCCATCCTGGCGATGGGAGATGCCCTCGCCGTTGTCCTGATCAATCAGAAACACTTCAATAGCAACGATTTCAAACGGTTTCATCCGGGCGGTCATTTGGGGCAGCGCCTGCAGAGCCAGGTACGTGAACTGATGCTGACGGGGGAGAACATCCCGCAGGTGAATGCCTGGGCTACGATGGCAGAAGCTATATCGGAAATGAACCGCCTGGAGTTGGGCGCCGTGCTGATTCTGGCAGAAGGGGGAATCCTGGCCGGCATCCTGACAGATGGCGATTTGCGCAGACTGTTGTCCAAAAACCGCAATCCGTTCGATTTGTCGGTGACTCAGGTCATGTCAAAGAGCCCGCATGCAGTGCAAATGGATGCGCTGGCTTGCGATGCGCTCAATCTGATGGAGAAATACCAGATCACGGTATTGCCCATCGTCGACCCCTGCGGTGTGGTGCAGGGCGTATTGCACCTACACGACATTCTGGGAAAAGGGGAGTTCAAGTTCAACGGGAGAGCTTCCTGA